Proteins from one Desulfonema limicola genomic window:
- a CDS encoding response regulator transcription factor produces the protein MFINSPLVDNTQTQLTGREQEILHLVAENFTSKDIGKKLCISPKTVETHRYNLMKKLGLKNKVELIQYAINMGIVDMEVWKQGCRTG, from the coding sequence ATGTTCATAAATTCACCCCTGGTTGACAATACCCAGACTCAACTGACTGGAAGAGAGCAGGAAATTCTGCACCTTGTTGCAGAAAATTTTACCTCAAAGGACATTGGGAAAAAACTGTGCATAAGCCCCAAAACAGTTGAAACTCACAGGTATAATCTCATGAAAAAACTGGGTCTTAAAAACAAGGTGGAGCTTATTCAATATGCAATCAATATGGGAATTGTTGATATGGAAGTATGGAAACAGGGATGCAGAACAGGATGA
- a CDS encoding helix-turn-helix domain-containing protein: MKKFCQYFDCTPNDLMTIVPDPPVKDTQGAESKKPEPE; the protein is encoded by the coding sequence ATGAAAAAATTCTGCCAATACTTTGACTGTACCCCAAATGACCTTATGACCATTGTTCCGGATCCACCGGTTAAAGATACCCAGGGAGCTGAAAGCAAAAAGCCTGAACCTGAATAA
- a CDS encoding TraE/TraK family type IV conjugative transfer system protein, with amino-acid sequence MVTWNSVERINRLFAGIIIVMALGMAVMGMAFYKYIGWQKVVLVPPAITDKIEIAGDTNSADYVRVMVKYIGQEIMEYTPNDIGQRINTVLFYVPPRYHDRVKKSLENLRQDVLQSGLNQMFRLHEMRVRENGEAYLMGNIERYVEGRPVWSNVAKLRINFSLKNGRFSILGFKMKVGPFKAVVKDQIYTGFEENQGEQ; translated from the coding sequence ATGGTTACCTGGAATAGTGTTGAGCGCATTAACAGGCTCTTTGCAGGAATCATTATTGTAATGGCCCTTGGCATGGCAGTCATGGGCATGGCTTTTTACAAATACATAGGCTGGCAAAAGGTTGTTCTTGTGCCTCCTGCCATTACAGATAAAATTGAGATTGCCGGGGATACCAATAGTGCTGACTATGTCCGGGTCATGGTAAAATATATTGGTCAGGAGATCATGGAATATACGCCCAATGACATTGGTCAGAGGATAAATACCGTGCTTTTTTACGTTCCGCCCAGGTATCATGACAGGGTAAAAAAATCCCTGGAAAATCTCAGGCAGGATGTTCTGCAAAGCGGTCTGAACCAGATGTTCAGGCTGCATGAAATGCGGGTGCGGGAAAACGGTGAAGCCTATCTCATGGGCAATATTGAAAGATATGTGGAAGGGCGCCCGGTCTGGTCAAACGTGGCAAAGCTCAGGATAAACTTCAGCCTGAAAAACGGTCGTTTCAGCATCCTGGGATTTAAAATGAAGGTAGGCCCGTTCAAGGCCGTGGTAAAAGACCAGATTTACACCGGGTTTGAAGAAAACCAGGGGGAGCAGTAA
- the tnpC gene encoding IS66 family transposase: MNITKEDLAKMTLPYLKSLDHETLVDISFELRNVVIGLLERLEKNSKNSSNPPSSDNPYKKKPKDKEPESSDDEDKKDGEESHPEKPNDSPRPEPERNPGRQPGSQGFWRSETPVPEQIISHYPEQCPCCNRHLNIPDKASPYMGYYVFELEKTDSGIRISCCLHHYYIIMCECGQEVKSSPGQGYVSHQDGRKKDLKLTEYVMTGPMLVTFIAALSVRYRMSRPKIREFLMYWFGLELSVGTIDRCIREAGVACFPVVEELIDELQKEDVVHLDETPWNEKGVLKWMWVAVSCTIAIYLIGTRKKEELLKLITEAFLGWLVTDGYMAYRDHEKRQRCLAHLIRKAVALTGAVDEKAQKMGDWLLKELRCLIKTMAEYGEDNKKKCSPILARLKKACNLGAKEDHAKLKALANEILNDWDAVVAFVKNPDLPPTNNEAERALRHAVISKRISFGTRTSEGSKAYAALLSVIETCRLRNQNPWDFISQVISLGRKGIAPGSIPLFS; encoded by the coding sequence ATGAACATAACAAAAGAAGATCTTGCTAAAATGACCCTGCCATATCTCAAGAGTCTCGACCATGAAACTCTTGTAGATATATCATTTGAGCTGCGTAATGTTGTAATTGGTCTTCTTGAAAGGCTTGAAAAGAACTCAAAAAACAGTTCCAATCCCCCGTCATCTGACAATCCTTACAAAAAAAAGCCAAAGGATAAGGAACCTGAAAGTTCAGATGATGAAGATAAAAAAGATGGAGAAGAAAGTCATCCTGAAAAACCAAATGACAGCCCCAGGCCGGAACCAGAGCGTAACCCCGGTCGTCAGCCTGGTTCACAGGGATTCTGGCGTTCAGAAACTCCGGTTCCAGAACAAATAATCTCCCACTACCCTGAGCAGTGCCCTTGCTGCAACAGACATTTAAACATTCCGGATAAAGCTTCACCATACATGGGCTATTATGTATTTGAGCTTGAGAAGACAGATTCAGGCATACGAATATCCTGTTGTCTGCATCATTATTATATTATAATGTGCGAATGCGGACAGGAGGTTAAATCCAGTCCCGGCCAGGGATATGTTTCACACCAGGACGGTCGTAAAAAAGATTTGAAGCTTACTGAGTATGTAATGACAGGCCCCATGCTCGTAACTTTCATAGCAGCTCTTTCAGTTCGTTATCGCATGTCTCGTCCAAAAATAAGAGAATTTTTGATGTATTGGTTTGGTTTGGAGCTTTCTGTCGGAACAATAGACAGATGCATTCGTGAAGCAGGAGTTGCCTGTTTTCCTGTTGTCGAGGAGCTTATAGATGAACTCCAAAAAGAAGATGTAGTACATTTGGATGAAACTCCCTGGAATGAAAAGGGAGTTTTGAAATGGATGTGGGTTGCTGTTTCCTGTACTATAGCTATATATTTGATCGGAACCCGTAAAAAAGAGGAATTGTTAAAACTGATAACAGAGGCTTTTTTAGGCTGGTTGGTAACCGATGGATATATGGCGTACAGAGATCATGAAAAACGTCAACGCTGCCTGGCGCATTTAATCCGCAAAGCAGTAGCCCTGACAGGAGCAGTTGACGAAAAAGCCCAAAAAATGGGCGATTGGCTCTTAAAAGAGCTGAGATGTCTTATAAAGACCATGGCTGAATACGGCGAGGATAATAAGAAAAAATGCAGCCCAATCCTCGCCCGACTTAAAAAGGCCTGCAACCTGGGAGCAAAAGAAGATCATGCCAAACTCAAAGCTTTAGCAAATGAAATTTTGAATGATTGGGATGCGGTGGTGGCGTTTGTCAAAAATCCTGATCTTCCTCCAACCAATAATGAAGCGGAACGAGCTCTCAGGCATGCAGTAATTTCAAAGCGTATAAGCTTTGGTACCCGCACGTCTGAAGGAAGCAAAGCATATGCTGCTCTGTTGAGTGTTATCGAAACCTGCAGGTTACGTAATCAAAACCCGTGGGATTTTATCTCCCAAGTAATCTCACTCGGCAGAAAAGGAATCGCTCCAGGCTCTATCCCACTATTTTCATAG
- a CDS encoding TrbI/VirB10 family protein gives MAKYNIRDILTKIKKSWEKSSVKEEFDKKDTEKKAGIIKIIVSAVLIILLIIVMKNREEQNTEEIFPSAPGEVDLGMDTKVLQKSWYAKANDELTRQDQRLSELEQRMKTVLGEVEEKTEGFQNTFEKEFDASLEELRAEKEKSRTDQEPVKSEDKGNTDAGKDTSPLTDKRLQESTLPMPAENLPVKKAYPEQLVNTRNTSTQNPQSGNRAHSGQKDKPAAFTSLIHMDIEKTSFMDHGKTGKEAKASVIPIKDVIPLGSFFKCTLLTGVDAATGLKAQSQPQPVLLKINSLTTLPNEFQQDVRQCHITGEAYGSLSEERAYIRVNNLSCIKKSGQIINSEIRGFVTGEDGSLGLRGRMVSKKGVFLARSIVASFVEGISKAFSAAGTTTSAVWGGTEKTVSPQDAFQVGFGEGMASAMSDLAKSYTDMAKETFPVIEISSGRQVHVVTVGETDLTAKQRLFSN, from the coding sequence ATGGCAAAATATAATATCAGGGATATTTTAACAAAGATAAAAAAATCCTGGGAAAAAAGCAGTGTAAAAGAAGAGTTTGATAAAAAGGACACGGAAAAAAAGGCAGGGATAATAAAAATAATCGTGAGCGCAGTTCTGATAATCCTGCTGATTATTGTCATGAAAAATCGGGAAGAGCAGAATACAGAAGAAATCTTCCCATCAGCACCCGGAGAGGTTGATCTGGGCATGGACACAAAGGTTCTGCAAAAAAGCTGGTATGCCAAAGCCAATGACGAACTTACCCGTCAGGATCAAAGGCTGAGCGAGCTTGAGCAAAGGATGAAAACAGTCCTGGGAGAGGTAGAAGAGAAAACAGAAGGTTTTCAGAATACCTTTGAAAAGGAATTTGATGCATCCCTGGAGGAATTAAGGGCTGAAAAGGAAAAATCGCGGACAGATCAAGAGCCTGTGAAGTCAGAAGACAAAGGTAATACAGATGCCGGCAAAGATACATCCCCTTTGACAGATAAAAGATTGCAGGAATCAACCCTGCCCATGCCCGCGGAAAATCTGCCTGTTAAAAAAGCCTATCCTGAACAGCTTGTAAATACCAGGAATACATCAACACAGAATCCGCAATCAGGAAATCGGGCGCATTCAGGCCAGAAAGATAAACCCGCAGCCTTTACCAGCCTGATCCATATGGATATTGAAAAAACATCCTTCATGGATCATGGAAAAACCGGGAAAGAGGCAAAAGCCAGTGTTATTCCAATAAAAGATGTAATCCCTTTGGGAAGTTTTTTCAAATGCACCCTGCTTACAGGTGTGGATGCGGCCACAGGATTAAAAGCCCAGTCCCAGCCTCAGCCCGTACTTTTAAAAATCAACAGCCTGACCACACTTCCCAATGAATTTCAGCAGGATGTAAGACAGTGCCATATAACAGGCGAGGCATACGGCAGCCTGTCAGAGGAAAGAGCTTATATCCGGGTCAATAACCTGTCCTGCATTAAAAAAAGCGGGCAGATCATAAACTCGGAAATCCGGGGATTTGTAACAGGTGAGGACGGTTCCCTGGGACTGCGCGGAAGAATGGTATCAAAAAAAGGAGTATTCCTGGCCAGATCCATTGTGGCCTCATTTGTTGAAGGAATCTCAAAAGCATTTTCCGCAGCCGGAACAACTACAAGTGCGGTCTGGGGCGGCACGGAAAAAACCGTTTCCCCACAGGATGCTTTCCAGGTTGGATTTGGTGAAGGAATGGCAAGCGCCATGTCTGATCTTGCAAAAAGCTATACAGACATGGCAAAGGAAACCTTTCCGGTAATTGAAATCAGCTCAGGCAGGCAGGTTCATGTAGTAACAGTGGGTGAAACGGATTTAACAGCAAAACAGCGCCTGTTCAGCAACTAA
- a CDS encoding helix-turn-helix domain-containing protein, whose amino-acid sequence MVKFNLKKLISEQEFKEKRRISVREISEITGISKTTLSLIANSKGDYKTNSENIEKLCQYFNCTPNDLMTIVPDPPDGGEQREGEKVK is encoded by the coding sequence ATGGTGAAATTCAATCTAAAAAAACTGATTTCTGAACAGGAATTTAAGGAAAAAAGAAGGATTTCTGTAAGGGAAATTTCTGAAATAACAGGTATTTCAAAAACAACGCTTTCATTAATAGCAAATAGCAAAGGGGATTATAAAACAAACTCGGAAAATATTGAAAAACTATGCCAATACTTCAACTGTACCCCAAATGATTTAATGACCATTGTTCCGGATCCACCTGATGGTGGTGAACAGAGAGAAGGGGAAAAGGTTAAATAG
- a CDS encoding helix-turn-helix domain-containing protein: protein MNTLTNYQIINNKAGKPLFVVIPYDEFQLIQKQFSYEPVLPNEVVGLHIMEDKSLLCAWREYKNILPETMAESMGITIAEYTALEKANILASHMLTKAANVLGIDAELLTE, encoded by the coding sequence ATGAACACACTTACTAATTACCAGATCATTAATAACAAAGCAGGGAAACCGCTTTTTGTTGTTATTCCTTATGATGAATTTCAGCTTATTCAAAAACAATTTTCATATGAACCTGTTTTACCCAATGAAGTTGTAGGCTTACATATAATGGAAGATAAAAGCCTTTTATGTGCATGGCGTGAATATAAAAACATACTCCCTGAAACAATGGCTGAAAGCATGGGTATCACCATTGCTGAATATACTGCCCTTGAAAAAGCAAATATCCTGGCCTCCCATATGCTTACAAAAGCAGCTAATGTGCTGGGAATTGATGCAGAATTATTAACAGAATGA
- a CDS encoding ORF6N domain-containing protein encodes MKENKALVTVMGKEIEQVEYKGMPVVTLRMMDELHERPEGTARNAFFRHKDKLIEGEDYFEVPFEEWSQIIAVKIFNGDPDENSENNLKQRNPIKFLTVSGYLMLVKSFTDDLAWKVQRELVKNYFTTRANYSQVRGKLLEEQAKQMEREIRWLNSKRKAERMAEKEAIRILKGKSRIEDYADTPELQRKISTTLENNKDILKYSIPQNLDRWWYECLLSGKNSNDGYWKRDIPVQELIAYYNAFVDQLRAKGYRHINVDFGRALRKLCKGIQTYRPSSPGPRPRWYKLPSLDECRDQYQKLINININWDKEI; translated from the coding sequence ATGAAAGAAAACAAAGCATTAGTAACAGTCATGGGAAAAGAGATTGAACAGGTTGAATATAAAGGAATGCCTGTTGTTACGTTACGGATGATGGATGAACTTCATGAAAGACCAGAAGGAACTGCAAGAAACGCTTTTTTCAGACATAAGGATAAGCTGATTGAAGGGGAAGACTATTTTGAAGTGCCTTTTGAAGAATGGTCTCAAATTATCGCCGTTAAAATTTTTAACGGCGATCCAGATGAAAATTCAGAGAATAATCTCAAACAAAGAAACCCTATAAAGTTTTTAACTGTGTCAGGTTACCTCATGCTCGTAAAATCCTTCACTGATGATCTTGCATGGAAGGTGCAACGGGAACTTGTCAAAAATTATTTTACAACCCGTGCCAACTATTCACAGGTTCGGGGAAAACTCCTGGAAGAACAGGCAAAACAGATGGAGCGTGAAATTAGATGGTTAAATTCAAAGCGAAAAGCTGAAAGAATGGCTGAAAAAGAGGCTATTCGCATTCTTAAAGGTAAATCCAGGATTGAAGATTATGCAGATACTCCTGAACTTCAGAGAAAAATCAGCACAACTCTTGAGAATAATAAAGACATTCTTAAATACTCCATACCTCAAAATTTAGACCGGTGGTGGTATGAGTGTTTACTTTCAGGGAAAAACTCAAATGATGGATATTGGAAAAGAGACATCCCTGTCCAAGAGCTTATAGCTTATTATAACGCTTTTGTAGATCAACTTAGAGCAAAAGGCTACCGGCATATAAACGTTGATTTCGGGCGTGCATTGCGGAAATTATGTAAAGGTATTCAGACATACCGGCCAAGTTCACCAGGTCCCAGACCGCGCTGGTATAAATTACCAAGTTTGGATGAATGCCGAGATCAATATCAAAAACTTATTAATATCAATATTAACTGGGATAAAGAAATTTAA
- a CDS encoding helix-turn-helix domain-containing protein, translated as MVRFKLKEMILKRSYEENKVIPLRDIAKATGISSGTISRIANSFGDYNTTTDNLAKLCQYFDCTPNDLMTIVPDPPVKDTQGAESKKQDHQ; from the coding sequence ATGGTGAGATTTAAATTAAAAGAAATGATTCTTAAAAGATCGTATGAAGAAAATAAGGTTATTCCCCTTCGTGATATAGCAAAAGCGACTGGTATCAGCTCCGGTACAATTTCCAGAATTGCCAATAGTTTTGGTGATTATAACACTACAACAGATAATCTTGCCAAACTCTGCCAATACTTTGACTGTACCCCAAATGATTTAATGACCATTGTACCGGATCCACCGGTTAAAGATACCCAGGGAGCTGAAAGCAAAAAGCAAGATCATCAGTGA
- a CDS encoding putative transposase, whose protein sequence is MKALQHSLPFLPEEIQIISDKIGVVRNDSDIVFYNASGPIYMCKVDDKEGLRIAQGMFVDLKLARPKQIASALGVNASTVQRNKKKYQDGGVKAFAKAAVPERTPYKLDDEKCKEIQENIDKNLSIRSAAEEAGLSEGTIRNGLKRGDLKKENSENKPKSTSERSSQDQESESGIAVKRHSERFFARKGLLEEAKPRFEASEGVKYGGVLIALPVILSQGLLDIGKQVYKKLSNGFFGLQTIFLTLIFMSLLRIKTPEQLTRHSPGELGIVLGLDRAPEVKTLRRKIEELGNQGNAREFADLLARHWADENPDVLGFLYIDGHVRPYHGKNKLPKTHVAQKRLCMPATTDFWVNGTDAQPLFFVTTEANDTLLSTIENEILPEIKQLVEGDKRVTLVFDRAGWSPKTFKKWYDMGFDVMTYRKGNYEPWPEECFQEFEIKICNKKVKYNLGQRSVNMGLKNEDFWMREVRRLCDNGHQTSIITTKQDIDEIFIAVRMFSRWKQENFFRYMGIEFDFNHLCTYDVEPADLERLVPNPAIKEKKKELEKIKKEYEKNLKKLSDAVIQNNDVNQNAKLMQTIRDLDIRCAELVEVISDMPEKAAVKETMDEDKIVKLETERKILTDLIKMTAYRAETSLFDLLVPPVLARNEEEGRSFLKAVFQTPADIIPDEENKCLIVQFHTMANQRSNSALKALCEIINHEECLYPGTDLRLVFNPPELQTKLRPCQEV, encoded by the coding sequence ATGAAAGCTCTTCAGCATTCACTTCCATTTCTTCCAGAGGAAATTCAAATAATAAGTGATAAGATTGGTGTTGTTCGCAATGACAGCGATATTGTATTTTACAATGCTTCAGGTCCGATATATATGTGCAAGGTTGATGATAAAGAAGGGCTTCGTATTGCCCAAGGCATGTTTGTTGATCTTAAACTTGCACGTCCAAAACAAATAGCATCAGCGCTCGGAGTAAATGCAAGTACTGTACAGAGAAATAAAAAAAAGTATCAGGATGGCGGTGTTAAAGCTTTCGCTAAAGCTGCTGTGCCTGAACGAACACCGTACAAACTTGATGATGAGAAATGTAAAGAGATCCAGGAAAATATTGATAAAAATTTATCAATAAGATCAGCGGCAGAAGAGGCTGGATTAAGCGAAGGAACAATTAGAAACGGCTTGAAGAGAGGTGATCTTAAAAAAGAGAATTCTGAAAATAAACCAAAGAGTACATCAGAGCGTTCTTCCCAAGACCAGGAAAGTGAAAGTGGAATAGCAGTTAAACGCCACAGCGAAAGATTCTTTGCAAGAAAAGGTTTGCTGGAGGAAGCAAAACCCCGTTTTGAGGCATCTGAAGGGGTTAAATACGGCGGTGTTCTTATTGCTCTGCCGGTTATATTATCCCAGGGACTGCTGGATATCGGAAAACAGGTTTATAAAAAATTAAGCAACGGTTTTTTCGGTTTGCAGACCATATTTTTAACATTGATCTTCATGTCGCTTCTCAGGATAAAAACCCCTGAACAATTAACCAGACATTCGCCAGGGGAACTGGGAATTGTCCTGGGACTTGACCGCGCTCCTGAAGTAAAAACATTAAGGAGAAAAATAGAAGAACTGGGGAACCAGGGAAATGCAAGAGAATTTGCTGATTTGCTTGCCCGTCACTGGGCAGATGAAAATCCTGATGTATTGGGATTTCTTTATATAGACGGGCATGTGCGGCCTTATCACGGTAAAAATAAACTTCCAAAAACACATGTTGCACAAAAACGTCTTTGTATGCCTGCAACAACTGATTTCTGGGTAAATGGCACTGACGCGCAGCCTTTATTTTTCGTAACAACTGAAGCAAATGACACCCTGCTTTCAACCATTGAAAACGAGATTTTACCTGAAATCAAACAACTTGTTGAAGGTGATAAAAGGGTTACACTGGTTTTCGACCGTGCAGGCTGGAGTCCTAAAACCTTTAAAAAATGGTATGATATGGGGTTCGATGTAATGACATACCGCAAAGGCAATTATGAACCCTGGCCTGAAGAATGTTTCCAGGAATTTGAAATTAAAATCTGTAATAAAAAAGTCAAATACAACCTTGGCCAGCGTTCTGTCAATATGGGGCTTAAAAATGAAGATTTCTGGATGCGTGAAGTCAGGAGACTTTGTGATAACGGACACCAGACTTCTATCATAACAACAAAACAGGATATTGATGAAATTTTTATTGCAGTTCGAATGTTTTCCCGCTGGAAACAGGAAAATTTCTTCCGTTACATGGGAATAGAGTTCGATTTCAACCATCTTTGTACCTATGATGTTGAACCGGCTGATCTCGAACGTCTTGTTCCTAATCCAGCTATAAAAGAGAAGAAAAAAGAGCTTGAAAAAATAAAAAAAGAGTATGAAAAGAATCTTAAAAAGCTTAGTGATGCAGTAATTCAAAATAATGACGTTAATCAAAATGCAAAATTAATGCAGACGATCAGGGATCTGGATATTAGATGTGCTGAACTGGTAGAAGTTATAAGCGATATGCCTGAAAAGGCTGCTGTCAAAGAAACGATGGATGAAGATAAGATTGTCAAACTCGAAACAGAGAGAAAGATATTAACCGATCTTATAAAAATGACTGCTTATCGCGCAGAAACATCTCTTTTCGATCTCCTTGTTCCTCCTGTTCTTGCCCGGAATGAAGAAGAGGGGCGCTCTTTTCTTAAAGCTGTTTTCCAGACTCCAGCAGATATAATACCTGATGAAGAAAATAAATGCCTGATCGTACAGTTTCATACAATGGCAAACCAGAGATCAAATAGTGCCCTTAAAGCTTTATGCGAGATAATAAATCACGAAGAATGCCTTTACCCTGGAACAGATCTCCGCCTTGTTTTTAACCCCCCAGAGTTGCAAACGAAATTACGCCCATGTCAGGAGGTCTGA